Proteins from a genomic interval of Bifidobacterium longum subsp. infantis ATCC 15697 = JCM 1222 = DSM 20088:
- a CDS encoding Abi family protein, with protein MSRQSNSTTDFLSRTPRKGSPREKALRACITDERLATYNYEAQRRSCPALELYLWDHDMASACMGDIAILEVALRNRMDRQLSLLALEQNGTEDWYMAGLQFDDRTQYQIREAWNHLTPHQRKNHTHGHLIASLTFGFWRNLLEDGGTIHTKWPDQRRADYENDLWRKGLDKTFSNGRQYARAVEERWTRKYALDIVKTVHALRNRVAHHEPLVNGIPLPGENRRIALENATQACFALAMILDRDLHAWLMDNSKMKLVLEHELKPNE; from the coding sequence ATGAGCCGACAGTCAAATTCAACAACTGATTTCCTCTCACGGACTCCAAGGAAAGGAAGTCCGCGGGAGAAGGCGCTGCGCGCGTGCATTACCGATGAACGGCTTGCCACCTACAATTATGAGGCTCAAAGACGTTCATGCCCAGCGCTAGAGCTGTACCTGTGGGATCACGACATGGCCAGCGCCTGTATGGGCGACATCGCCATCCTCGAGGTCGCTCTGCGCAACCGCATGGACCGGCAACTCTCCCTCCTCGCTCTGGAGCAGAATGGCACTGAAGACTGGTATATGGCAGGGCTACAATTCGATGACCGAACCCAGTACCAGATTCGTGAAGCGTGGAACCATCTCACCCCGCACCAGCGAAAAAATCATACGCATGGCCATCTCATAGCGTCATTGACATTCGGATTTTGGCGCAATCTCTTGGAAGACGGCGGAACAATCCACACGAAGTGGCCAGACCAGCGCCGTGCAGATTATGAGAACGATTTATGGCGCAAAGGACTCGATAAGACATTCTCCAATGGGCGCCAGTATGCCCGTGCAGTGGAAGAACGCTGGACGAGAAAGTACGCGCTGGATATCGTAAAAACAGTGCATGCCCTGCGTAATCGGGTCGCTCACCATGAGCCGCTTGTCAACGGCATACCTCTGCCGGGTGAGAATCGACGGATTGCATTGGAGAATGCGACGCAGGCGTGCTTCGCTCTGGCGATGATCCTGGACCGAGACCTACACGCATGGTTGATGGATAACAGCAAGATGAAACTTGTGCTCGAACACGAGCTGAAGCCTAATGAATAG